A window from Streptomyces subrutilus encodes these proteins:
- a CDS encoding glutamyl-tRNA reductase has product MSLLVVGLSHRSAPVSVLERASLSVDAKVKLLHDTLAAEPAAEATVLATCNRIELYADVDKFHAGVAELSTFLAQHSGVALEELTPYLYVHYEDRAVHHLFSVACGLDSMVVGEGQILGQIKDALALGQEQHTAGRLINDLFQQALRVGKRAHSETGIDRAGQSLVTFGLEQLAPPGLPVERWAAGKRALVIGAGSMSSLAAATLARVGVAEIVVANRTAERAARLAEILVASGTGVRAAAVPMRGVAAELARVDVVVSCTGATGLVLTAEDVLAAVGVRGAVSQGSVPEPAPRTPAGLDLPSAEVIARLVAAARDGGRLVDAGAVRTLAVVAEADGCPVGEGRAALTGVDATSLELHGTWADQGEAAAHRQPRRSARALDDGSAVRLALLDLAMPRDIDAAVHRVPGVRLVDIESLAEASADAPMAADVDAVRGIVADEVAAFGAAQRAAHITPTVVALRAMAAEVVAMEVARFDGRVPDLDERQRAEVTQTVRRVVDKLLHAPTVRVKQLASEPGGAGYAEALRELFDLDPQTVASVSRADAADPMNDDDPGRAS; this is encoded by the coding sequence ATGAGTCTGCTCGTCGTAGGGCTGAGCCACCGCAGCGCGCCCGTGAGCGTCCTGGAGCGGGCCTCGCTGTCCGTGGACGCCAAGGTCAAGCTGCTGCACGACACCCTCGCCGCCGAACCGGCGGCCGAGGCGACGGTGCTCGCCACCTGCAACCGGATCGAGCTGTACGCGGACGTGGACAAGTTCCACGCCGGTGTCGCCGAGCTCTCCACGTTCCTCGCGCAGCACAGCGGGGTCGCGCTGGAGGAGCTCACCCCCTATCTGTACGTGCACTACGAGGACCGGGCGGTGCACCACCTCTTCTCGGTGGCGTGCGGGCTGGACTCGATGGTCGTGGGCGAGGGCCAGATCCTCGGCCAGATCAAGGACGCGCTGGCGCTGGGCCAGGAGCAGCACACGGCCGGCCGGCTGATCAACGACCTGTTCCAGCAGGCGTTGCGGGTCGGCAAGCGGGCGCACTCCGAGACCGGGATCGACCGGGCGGGCCAGTCGCTGGTGACGTTCGGGCTGGAGCAGCTGGCCCCGCCGGGACTGCCGGTGGAGCGGTGGGCGGCCGGCAAGCGGGCGCTGGTGATCGGCGCCGGGTCGATGTCCTCGCTCGCGGCCGCGACGCTGGCGCGGGTCGGCGTCGCCGAGATCGTGGTGGCCAACCGGACCGCGGAGCGGGCGGCGCGGCTCGCCGAGATTCTGGTTGCCTCGGGCACCGGGGTGCGGGCTGCGGCCGTGCCGATGCGGGGGGTCGCCGCGGAGCTGGCCCGGGTCGACGTGGTCGTGTCCTGTACGGGCGCCACCGGGCTGGTGCTGACCGCCGAGGACGTGCTGGCCGCCGTGGGCGTGCGCGGCGCCGTGTCCCAGGGCTCCGTCCCGGAGCCCGCGCCTCGCACGCCGGCGGGGCTGGACCTGCCCTCCGCCGAGGTCATCGCGCGGCTCGTCGCCGCCGCCCGGGACGGTGGGCGGCTCGTGGACGCCGGGGCCGTGCGGACGCTGGCCGTGGTGGCCGAGGCCGACGGCTGTCCGGTCGGGGAGGGGCGGGCCGCGCTCACCGGGGTCGACGCCACCTCCCTCGAACTGCACGGCACCTGGGCCGACCAGGGCGAGGCCGCCGCGCACCGGCAGCCCCGGCGCAGCGCGCGGGCGCTGGACGACGGGTCGGCCGTCCGGCTGGCCCTGCTCGACCTGGCGATGCCCCGCGACATCGACGCCGCCGTGCACCGCGTGCCGGGCGTGCGGCTGGTCGACATCGAGTCCCTGGCCGAGGCCTCCGCCGACGCCCCGATGGCCGCCGACGTGGACGCCGTGCGCGGCATCGTCGCGGACGAGGTGGCCGCCTTCGGCGCGGCCCAGCGGGCCGCGCACATCACGCCCACCGTCGTCGCCCTGCGCGCGATGGCGGCCGAGGTCGTGGCCATGGAAGTGGCACGGTTCGACGGGCGGGTCCCCGACCTCGACGAGCGGCAGCGGGCCGAGGTCACCCAGACCGTGCGCCGCGTCGTCGACAAGCTCCTCCACGCGCCGACCGTGCGCGTCAAGCAGCTCGCGAGCGAGCCCGGCGGCGCCGGGTACGCGGAGGCGCTGCGCGAACTCTTCGACCTCGACCCTCAGACGGTGGCATCCGTCAGCCGGGCAGACGCGGCCGATCCGATGAACGACGACGACCCAGGACGGGCATCATGA
- a CDS encoding DUF5753 domain-containing protein — MHRPVPPTLSFVIWEPALRDRIGGDAVYREQLRHLRTCADRPTISLQVLPLGITAHAGLAGPFTLLETPEFQHLAYSETQRGSFLVRDPNEVSILSQKYAMLRSQALNFAETKGLLDRLLGEV, encoded by the coding sequence CTGCACCGACCGGTCCCGCCCACCCTCAGCTTCGTGATCTGGGAACCGGCCCTGCGCGACCGGATCGGCGGCGACGCGGTCTACCGCGAACAGCTCCGCCACCTGCGCACCTGCGCCGACCGGCCCACCATCTCCCTCCAGGTGCTCCCCCTCGGCATCACCGCCCACGCGGGCCTCGCTGGCCCGTTCACCCTGCTGGAAACCCCCGAGTTCCAGCACCTCGCGTACTCCGAAACCCAGCGCGGCAGCTTCCTCGTACGCGACCCGAACGAGGTCAGCATCCTCTCCCAGAAATATGCGATGCTGCGGTCACAGGCCCTCAACTTCGCCGAGACGAAGGGCCTGTTGGACCGGCTGCTAGGAGAGGTATGA
- the hemB gene encoding porphobilinogen synthase, with product MSAYGTFPGSRPRRLRTTPAMRRMVAENRLHPSDLILPAFVREGISEPIAISAMPGVVQHTRDTLRKAAAEAVEAGVSGIMLFGVPADENKDARGTAGTEPDGILQLAIRDVRAEVGDDLVIMSDLCLDEYTDHGHCGVLDEHGRVDNDATLERYAEMAQVQADAGVHMVGPSGMMDGQVGVIRDALDETGHEDVSILAYTAKYSSAFYGPFREAVGSSLRGDRKTYQQDPANARESLRELALDLEEGADMVMVKPAGPYLDILYRVSQAVDVPVSAYQISGEFAMIEAAAEKGWIERERAILETLLGIKRAGADTILTYWATEVAGWLRETR from the coding sequence ATGAGCGCGTACGGAACCTTCCCCGGTTCGCGGCCCCGCCGGCTGCGCACCACCCCCGCGATGCGGCGGATGGTCGCGGAGAACCGGCTGCACCCCTCGGACCTGATCCTGCCCGCGTTCGTGCGCGAGGGCATCAGCGAGCCGATCGCGATCTCGGCGATGCCGGGCGTGGTGCAGCACACGCGGGACACGCTGCGGAAGGCGGCCGCGGAGGCGGTCGAGGCGGGGGTCTCGGGGATCATGCTGTTCGGGGTTCCGGCGGACGAGAACAAGGACGCGCGGGGGACGGCGGGCACCGAGCCGGACGGCATCCTGCAGCTCGCGATCCGCGACGTGCGGGCCGAGGTCGGCGACGACCTGGTGATCATGTCGGACCTGTGCCTGGACGAGTACACGGACCACGGGCACTGCGGGGTCCTGGACGAGCACGGGCGCGTGGACAACGACGCGACGCTGGAGCGGTACGCGGAGATGGCGCAGGTCCAGGCCGACGCGGGCGTCCACATGGTGGGTCCGAGCGGGATGATGGACGGCCAGGTGGGCGTGATCCGCGACGCGCTCGACGAGACCGGGCACGAGGACGTGTCGATCCTCGCGTACACGGCGAAGTACTCGTCCGCCTTCTACGGTCCCTTCCGCGAGGCGGTCGGGTCCTCGCTCCGGGGCGACCGCAAGACGTACCAGCAGGACCCGGCGAACGCGCGGGAGTCGCTGCGGGAGCTGGCGCTGGACCTGGAGGAGGGCGCCGACATGGTGATGGTCAAGCCGGCCGGGCCCTACCTGGACATCCTGTACCGGGTGTCGCAGGCGGTGGACGTGCCGGTGTCGGCGTACCAGATCAGCGGCGAGTTCGCGATGATCGAGGCGGCGGCGGAGAAGGGCTGGATCGAGCGGGAGCGGGCGATCCTGGAGACGCTGCTCGGCATCAAGCGGGCGGGCGCGGACACGATCCTGACGTACTGGGCGACCGAGGTCGCGGGCTGGCTGCGCGAGACGCGCTGA
- a CDS encoding uroporphyrinogen-III synthase, which translates to MNPTRPTTSAFPAVAAHGHVTFLGAGPGDPGLLTLRAVEALAAADVLIAEPDVLDVVRTHARVNVDTPQLTVADEKSAAAGVPVIRDAANLVMEAARSGRRVVRAVTGDPGLDGNTAEEMLVCASEGIPFEVVPGIPTAVGVPAYAGVPLRDRLGDDHGVRFVDARSASARCWSDAGASDGTVVVSATLETVSAAAAELVSAGRKPDTPLSVTVAGTTTRQRTWSATLGTIAQVFKQGKVLPSPEGARPVIAVVGEHSAAARRDELAWFESKPLFGWRVLVPRTKEQAASLSDQLRSYGAVPHEVPTIAVEPPRTPQQMERAVKGLVTGRYEWIAFTSVNAVKAVREKFEEYGLDARAFAGIKVAAVGEQTAASLVEFGVKPDLVPSGEQSAAGLLEDWPPYDPVFDPIDRVFLPRADIATETLVAGLIELGWEVDDVTAYRTVRASPPPADTREAIKGGGFDAVMFTSSSTVRNLVGIAGKPHNVTVIACIGPATAKTAEEHGLRVDVLSPEPSVSKLAEALAEYGAARREAAKEAGETVFRPSERRPGARRRRTT; encoded by the coding sequence GTGAACCCCACACGTCCCACCACCTCCGCTTTTCCGGCGGTCGCCGCCCACGGACACGTCACCTTCCTCGGTGCCGGCCCCGGCGACCCGGGTCTGCTCACGCTGCGCGCCGTCGAGGCGCTGGCGGCCGCGGACGTGCTGATCGCGGAGCCCGATGTGCTCGACGTCGTGCGCACCCATGCGCGCGTCAACGTCGACACGCCGCAGCTGACGGTAGCTGACGAGAAGTCAGCAGCCGCCGGTGTCCCGGTGATCCGGGACGCGGCCAATCTTGTCATGGAGGCCGCGCGCTCCGGCAGGCGGGTCGTGCGTGCCGTCACCGGGGACCCCGGGCTCGACGGGAACACGGCCGAGGAGATGCTCGTCTGCGCCTCCGAGGGCATCCCCTTCGAGGTCGTGCCGGGCATCCCCACCGCGGTGGGCGTCCCGGCGTACGCCGGGGTGCCGCTGCGGGACAGGCTGGGCGACGACCACGGCGTGCGGTTCGTGGACGCGCGCAGCGCGTCGGCGCGCTGCTGGAGCGACGCGGGCGCGAGCGACGGGACCGTCGTGGTGTCCGCGACGCTGGAGACGGTCTCGGCGGCCGCCGCGGAGCTGGTGAGCGCCGGGCGCAAGCCCGACACCCCGCTGTCGGTGACCGTCGCGGGTACGACCACGCGCCAGCGGACCTGGTCCGCGACGCTGGGCACGATCGCCCAGGTGTTCAAGCAGGGCAAGGTGCTGCCGTCGCCCGAGGGCGCCCGGCCGGTCATAGCCGTGGTCGGGGAGCACAGTGCCGCCGCGCGGCGCGACGAGCTGGCCTGGTTCGAGTCGAAGCCGCTGTTCGGCTGGCGGGTGCTCGTGCCGCGCACCAAGGAGCAGGCCGCGTCGCTCTCCGACCAGCTGCGTTCGTACGGCGCGGTGCCGCACGAGGTGCCGACCATCGCGGTGGAGCCGCCGCGGACCCCGCAGCAGATGGAGCGGGCCGTGAAGGGCCTGGTGACGGGCCGCTACGAGTGGATCGCCTTCACCTCCGTCAACGCCGTGAAGGCGGTGCGGGAGAAGTTCGAGGAGTACGGGCTCGACGCGCGCGCGTTCGCCGGGATCAAGGTCGCCGCGGTGGGCGAGCAGACCGCGGCCTCGCTGGTCGAGTTCGGGGTGAAGCCGGACCTGGTGCCGAGCGGTGAGCAGTCCGCGGCCGGGCTGCTGGAGGACTGGCCGCCGTACGACCCGGTCTTCGACCCGATCGACCGCGTGTTCCTGCCGCGGGCCGACATCGCGACGGAGACGCTGGTCGCCGGGCTGATCGAGCTCGGGTGGGAGGTCGACGACGTCACCGCCTACCGGACCGTCCGCGCCTCGCCGCCGCCCGCGGACACGCGCGAGGCGATCAAGGGGGGCGGGTTCGACGCGGTCATGTTCACCTCGTCCTCCACCGTCCGCAACCTGGTGGGGATCGCGGGCAAGCCGCACAACGTGACCGTCATCGCGTGCATCGGCCCGGCCACGGCGAAGACGGCCGAGGAGCACGGGCTGCGCGTGGACGTGCTGTCGCCGGAGCCGTCGGTGTCGAAGCTGGCGGAGGCGCTGGCCGAGTACGGGGCCGCGCGCCGCGAGGCCGCCAAGGAGGCCGGCGAGACGGTGTTCCGGCCGAGCGAGCGCCGGCCGGGCGCGCGCAGGCGCCGGACGACCTGA
- a CDS encoding ECF subfamily RNA polymerase sigma factor, BldN family produces the protein MYPSVGVDASGLATLRATVFDHLRGFVPTAYAVPAFATAVPAGLGPAGPCYALTDGGATVGRRGRAAGGSNGAAGTGTQATTHRRPTADSDQARMMDLVERAQAGEAEAFGRLYDQYSDTVYRYIYYRVGGKATAEDLTSETFLRALRRISTFTWQGRDFGAWLVTIARNLVADHFKSSRFRLEVTTGEMLDANEVERSPEDSVLESLSNAALLEAVRKLNPQQQECVTLRFLQGLSVAETARVMGKNEGAIKTLQYRAVRTLARLLPEDAR, from the coding sequence GTGTACCCATCTGTCGGGGTTGACGCCTCGGGCCTGGCTACGCTGCGCGCAACGGTCTTCGACCACCTGCGTGGCTTCGTCCCCACCGCGTACGCCGTCCCCGCCTTCGCCACCGCCGTCCCCGCCGGCCTCGGCCCGGCCGGCCCTTGCTATGCCCTGACCGACGGCGGCGCGACGGTGGGCAGACGCGGCCGCGCGGCCGGGGGCTCGAACGGCGCTGCCGGCACGGGCACCCAGGCCACCACCCACCGCCGTCCCACCGCGGACAGCGACCAGGCCCGCATGATGGACCTGGTCGAACGCGCCCAGGCCGGTGAGGCCGAGGCCTTCGGCCGCCTGTACGACCAGTACAGCGACACCGTGTACCGCTACATCTACTACCGCGTCGGCGGCAAGGCGACCGCGGAGGATCTCACCAGCGAGACCTTCCTGCGCGCGCTGCGCCGCATCTCGACCTTCACCTGGCAGGGCCGCGACTTCGGCGCCTGGCTCGTGACGATCGCCCGCAACCTGGTGGCGGACCACTTCAAGTCCAGCCGCTTCCGGCTGGAGGTCACCACCGGCGAGATGCTCGACGCCAACGAGGTCGAGCGCAGCCCCGAGGACTCCGTCCTGGAGTCCCTCTCCAACGCGGCCCTGCTGGAGGCCGTACGGAAACTCAACCCCCAGCAGCAGGAGTGCGTGACCCTGCGCTTCCTGCAAGGCCTCTCGGTCGCCGAGACGGCCCGGGTCATGGGCAAGAACGAGGGCGCCATCAAGACGCTCCAGTACCGGGCGGTCCGGACCCTGGCCCGGCTCCTCCCGGAAGACGCCCGCTGA
- a CDS encoding HAD family hydrolase: MAALGWLTPRRRSATARSVLAGEASAEAARKTALAQARPLTEPDARAEAEAEAEALAEAGLPEEPREPEFPVAGDDLAAAFFDLDNTVMQGAAIFHFGRGLYKREFFRRRELARFAWQQAWFRLAGVEDPDHMQDARDSALSIVKGHRVSELMSIGEEIYDEYMAERIWPGTRALAQAHLDAGQKVWLVTAAPVETATIIARRLGLTGALGTVAESVDGIYTGRLVGEPLHGPAKAEAVRALAAAEGLDLGRCAAYSDSHNDIPMLSLVGHPYAINPDTKLRKHARAHDWRLRDYRTGRKAVKVGVPAAAGVGAIAGGAAAAIALHRRRK; this comes from the coding sequence ATGGCCGCTCTGGGATGGCTCACCCCCCGTAGGCGCTCCGCCACCGCGCGGAGCGTGCTGGCAGGCGAGGCCTCGGCCGAGGCCGCGCGCAAGACCGCGCTGGCCCAGGCCCGTCCGCTCACCGAACCCGACGCCCGGGCGGAGGCCGAAGCGGAAGCGGAGGCACTGGCGGAAGCCGGACTGCCGGAGGAGCCGCGGGAGCCGGAGTTCCCGGTCGCCGGCGACGACCTCGCCGCCGCCTTCTTCGACCTCGACAACACCGTCATGCAGGGCGCCGCGATCTTCCACTTCGGCCGCGGCCTCTACAAGCGCGAGTTCTTCCGCCGCCGCGAACTGGCCCGCTTCGCCTGGCAGCAGGCCTGGTTCCGCCTCGCCGGCGTCGAGGACCCCGACCACATGCAGGACGCCCGCGACAGCGCCCTGTCCATCGTCAAGGGCCACAGGGTCTCCGAGCTGATGTCGATCGGCGAGGAGATCTACGACGAGTACATGGCCGAGCGCATCTGGCCCGGCACCCGCGCCCTGGCCCAGGCCCACCTCGACGCCGGCCAGAAGGTGTGGCTCGTCACCGCCGCCCCCGTCGAGACCGCCACGATCATCGCCCGCAGGCTCGGCCTCACCGGCGCCCTGGGCACCGTCGCCGAGTCCGTCGACGGCATCTACACCGGCCGCCTCGTCGGCGAACCGCTGCACGGGCCCGCCAAGGCCGAGGCCGTCCGCGCCCTGGCCGCCGCCGAGGGCCTGGACCTCGGCCGCTGCGCCGCGTACAGCGATTCGCACAACGACATTCCGATGCTGTCCCTGGTCGGACACCCCTACGCGATCAATCCCGACACAAAACTGCGCAAGCATGCCCGGGCCCACGACTGGCGGCTGCGCGACTATCGGACCGGCCGCAAGGCCGTGAAGGTCGGCGTCCCGGCCGCCGCCGGCGTCGGCGCGATCGCGGGCGGCGCCGCCGCCGCCATCGCCCTGCACCGCCGCCGCAAGTAG
- a CDS encoding glutaredoxin family protein, protein MSPLLRRKEKKRPDERTVTLIGKPGCHLCEDAREVVGRVCAETGARWEEKDISQDGELYRRHWEQIPVVLIDGEQHTFWRVNAERLRRALEG, encoded by the coding sequence ATGAGCCCTTTGTTGCGCCGCAAGGAGAAGAAGCGTCCCGACGAGCGGACGGTGACGCTGATCGGGAAGCCGGGGTGCCACCTGTGCGAGGACGCCCGGGAGGTGGTCGGGAGGGTGTGCGCCGAGACGGGTGCGCGGTGGGAGGAGAAGGACATCTCGCAGGACGGGGAGCTCTACCGGCGGCACTGGGAGCAGATTCCGGTGGTCCTGATCGATGGTGAACAGCACACCTTCTGGAGGGTGAACGCCGAGCGCTTGCGCCGGGCGCTGGAGGGCTGA
- a CDS encoding VOC family protein codes for MNGPYKPGTPCWIDLMVPDQQAALDFYRDLFGWQGEIGPPEQGGYSVCTLKGKPVAGIMRAMNPDGSVPDPMPPTVWTTYLSTDGIDATLKSVTDARGRTLAGPMDVMDLGRMAVVADPTGAVFGLWEPRSFDGAGIVNEHGALIWSELSTGDTGAAGAFYSSVLPVTTAPTEMPGAEGYIEIRVDGRAVGGMMDLEALPDGTPANWLPYFAVDDVDSVQAAAVRADGNVLAPACDSPAGRMAVLTDPQGAPFAVITPRSAEQPA; via the coding sequence ATGAACGGCCCCTACAAGCCCGGCACTCCGTGCTGGATCGACCTGATGGTCCCCGACCAGCAGGCGGCCCTCGACTTCTACCGCGACCTCTTCGGCTGGCAGGGCGAGATCGGCCCGCCCGAGCAGGGCGGCTACTCCGTCTGCACCCTCAAGGGCAAGCCGGTCGCCGGGATCATGAGAGCGATGAACCCGGACGGCTCCGTCCCGGACCCGATGCCGCCGACCGTGTGGACCACGTACCTGTCCACCGACGGCATCGACGCCACCCTCAAGTCCGTCACCGACGCGCGCGGCCGGACGCTGGCCGGTCCCATGGACGTGATGGACCTCGGCCGGATGGCGGTCGTCGCCGACCCGACCGGGGCCGTCTTCGGCCTGTGGGAGCCGCGCTCCTTCGACGGCGCGGGCATCGTCAACGAGCACGGCGCGCTGATCTGGAGCGAGCTGAGCACCGGAGACACCGGCGCCGCCGGCGCGTTCTACTCGTCCGTGCTGCCCGTCACCACGGCCCCGACCGAGATGCCGGGGGCCGAGGGGTACATCGAGATCAGGGTCGACGGCCGCGCGGTCGGCGGCATGATGGACCTGGAGGCGCTCCCGGACGGCACGCCCGCGAACTGGCTGCCGTACTTCGCCGTGGACGACGTCGACAGCGTCCAGGCGGCCGCCGTCCGCGCCGACGGCAACGTCCTCGCACCGGCCTGCGACTCCCCCGCGGGCCGCATGGCCGTCCTGACCGACCCGCAGGGCGCGCCCTTCGCGGTCATCACCCCGCGCTCCGCCGAGCAGCCCGCGTGA
- a CDS encoding DUF1876 domain-containing protein, whose product MSTLVGWHVDVEFTEDGHRTSAAALVRLGDGSEVRARGYAMRHPSDPEQLRVGEEIAGARALMDIASQMLQKAHAEIDQASGHHSHPLNR is encoded by the coding sequence GTGTCCACACTCGTCGGGTGGCACGTGGACGTCGAGTTCACCGAGGACGGCCACCGCACCAGCGCGGCGGCCCTGGTCAGGCTCGGGGACGGCTCGGAGGTGCGGGCGCGCGGGTACGCCATGCGCCATCCCTCCGACCCGGAACAGCTGCGGGTCGGCGAGGAGATCGCGGGAGCCCGGGCCCTCATGGACATCGCGTCGCAGATGCTGCAGAAGGCCCACGCCGAGATCGACCAGGCGTCGGGGCACCACTCGCATCCGCTGAACCGCTGA
- a CDS encoding DUF397 domain-containing protein: MSTPLKWFKSSYSSDQGGQCLEMAIDWRKSSYSSDEGGQCLEMAVAWQKSTYSSDEGGACVEVAACTCDDTVHVRDSKVTDGPTLALTPAAWAGLTGWVRA; the protein is encoded by the coding sequence ATGAGCACCCCACTGAAGTGGTTCAAGTCCAGCTACAGCAGCGACCAAGGCGGTCAGTGCCTGGAGATGGCGATCGACTGGCGCAAGTCCTCCTACAGCAGCGACGAGGGCGGTCAGTGCCTGGAGATGGCCGTGGCCTGGCAGAAGTCCACGTACAGCAGCGACGAGGGCGGTGCCTGCGTCGAGGTGGCCGCCTGCACCTGCGACGACACCGTGCACGTCCGCGACTCCAAGGTCACCGACGGCCCGACCCTCGCCCTCACCCCGGCCGCCTGGGCCGGACTCACCGGCTGGGTCCGCGCCTGA
- a CDS encoding redox-sensing transcriptional repressor Rex: MATGRTHRPATRSRGIPEATVARLPLYLRALTALSERSVPTVSSEELAAAAGVNSAKLRKDFSYLGSYGTRGVGYDVEYLVYQISRELGLTQDWPVVIVGIGNLGAALANYGGFASRGFRVAALIDADPAMAGKPVAGMPVQHTDELEKIIEDNGVSIGVIATPAGAAQQVSERLIAAGVTSILNFAPTVLSVPEGVDVRKVDLSIELQILAFHEQRKAGEGAAAAAAVASSAGGAAPAAAVVPPAGRAAAVARKGNPEGDVPAVMPA, translated from the coding sequence GTGGCAACTGGCCGAACTCACCGACCGGCGACCCGCAGCCGAGGTATTCCCGAGGCCACTGTCGCCCGGCTTCCGCTGTACTTGCGCGCCCTCACCGCGCTCTCCGAGCGATCGGTGCCCACGGTGTCCTCCGAGGAGCTCGCGGCCGCCGCCGGGGTCAACTCGGCGAAGCTGCGCAAGGACTTCTCGTACCTCGGGTCCTACGGTACGCGCGGCGTCGGCTACGACGTCGAGTACCTCGTCTACCAGATCTCCCGCGAGCTCGGCCTGACCCAGGACTGGCCGGTCGTCATCGTCGGCATCGGCAACCTGGGCGCCGCCCTGGCCAACTACGGCGGTTTCGCCTCGCGCGGCTTCCGCGTGGCCGCGCTGATCGACGCCGACCCGGCCATGGCCGGCAAACCGGTCGCCGGCATGCCCGTCCAGCACACGGACGAGCTGGAGAAGATCATCGAGGACAACGGCGTCTCGATCGGCGTCATCGCGACCCCGGCCGGTGCGGCCCAGCAGGTCAGCGAGCGGCTGATCGCGGCCGGCGTCACCTCCATCCTGAACTTCGCCCCGACCGTGCTGTCGGTGCCCGAGGGCGTCGACGTGCGCAAGGTCGACCTCTCGATCGAGCTCCAGATCCTCGCGTTCCACGAGCAGCGCAAGGCCGGCGAGGGCGCTGCCGCCGCTGCCGCCGTCGCCTCCTCCGCGGGCGGCGCCGCCCCCGCCGCGGCCGTGGTGCCGCCGGCCGGCCGGGCCGCCGCCGTCGCGCGCAAGGGCAACCCCGAGGGCGACGTCCCGGCGGTGATGCCGGCATGA
- the hemC gene encoding hydroxymethylbilane synthase, producing MNTRPDQPLRLGTRRSKLAMSQSGHVADAVRAVTGRPVELVEITTYGDVSREHLAQIGGTGVFVTALRDALLRGEVDFAVHSLKDLPTAPAEGLVIAAMPQREDARDALVARDGLTFEQLPDGARIGTGSPRRTAQLNHLALSLGKRIETVPIRGNVDTRIGFVHGGELDAVVLAAAGLNRIGRAAEATALLPVDAILPAPGQGALAVECPASDADLIAALGELDDPYTRAAVTAERSLLARLEAGCSAPVGAFADLLADGQTVNEMRLRGVVGTLDGSTLVQLSTTGPVPRSHDEAMALGRELADEMLAKGAAGLMGERAL from the coding sequence ATGAACACACGTCCCGACCAGCCGCTGCGGCTCGGTACGCGGCGCAGCAAGCTGGCCATGTCGCAGTCGGGCCACGTCGCCGACGCGGTCCGCGCGGTCACCGGGCGGCCCGTCGAGCTCGTGGAGATCACGACCTACGGAGACGTGTCGCGCGAGCACCTCGCGCAGATCGGCGGCACCGGCGTCTTCGTCACCGCGCTGCGCGACGCGCTGCTGCGCGGTGAGGTCGACTTCGCCGTGCACTCGCTGAAGGACCTGCCGACCGCCCCGGCCGAGGGCCTGGTCATCGCGGCCATGCCGCAGCGCGAGGACGCGCGCGACGCGCTCGTGGCGCGCGACGGGCTGACCTTCGAGCAGCTGCCCGACGGCGCGCGCATCGGCACCGGTTCGCCGCGCCGCACCGCCCAGCTGAACCACCTGGCGCTGTCGCTGGGCAAGCGCATCGAGACCGTGCCGATCCGCGGCAACGTGGACACCCGGATCGGGTTCGTGCACGGCGGCGAGCTCGACGCGGTCGTCCTGGCGGCCGCCGGGCTGAACCGGATAGGCCGCGCCGCCGAGGCGACCGCGCTGCTGCCGGTCGACGCCATCCTGCCCGCTCCCGGCCAGGGAGCCCTGGCCGTGGAGTGTCCCGCGTCCGACGCGGACCTGATCGCCGCGCTCGGCGAGCTCGACGACCCGTACACGCGGGCCGCCGTGACCGCCGAGCGTTCTCTGCTCGCCCGCCTGGAGGCCGGCTGCAGCGCACCCGTGGGCGCGTTCGCCGACCTGCTGGCGGACGGCCAGACCGTCAATGAAATGCGCCTGCGCGGCGTCGTCGGCACCCTCGACGGCTCGACGCTGGTGCAGCTGTCCACCACCGGTCCCGTGCCCCGGTCGCACGACGAGGCCATGGCGCTCGGCCGCGAACTCGCGGACGAGATGCTGGCCAAGGGCGCGGCCGGTCTGATGGGGGAGCGAGCGCTGTGA